One window of the Xiphophorus couchianus chromosome 12, X_couchianus-1.0, whole genome shotgun sequence genome contains the following:
- the LOC114154273 gene encoding uncharacterized protein LOC114154273, with translation MSSRDIASSTGSSLFSTEKTTNLLPKDDDSVQTGQTTTPSLSTVTGRTESSSAASPVDRDYTRGQTIDMSTPVSTVAGLSSSDIVNETTRSPEATTIQIGTEPEISGEGSAAFADKSVVTIATAFPTSAVSDGKPMSPSTLSSIIPSVSSSTTLHDEYEEISTRFTTVESIDVLSESSIQPDTASKLIVTDPESAGQTHSNITDESMKTTAVYTTIGTKSASVSESYTSETSDLSKTAVTPAVLLRSTAKPTLESTETEQTFTTSHSQAKSETSFDTSSSAITDGRTTNPYTSGYPEEMSSKHMESPTGSSLISPETTTAEQIDSFSTELRTLPSVSSLTEKPEKSVGATTEDMDGSGTPSTDLFTSSITVIGASSSLYSIDTTTVTTSPESESASVRTEQGTSGENITKSTETPITKTTSASSAFNILSVSTSRKAETSDTSKNRRFFSFSAPEHRGTNINVI, from the coding sequence ATGTCTAGCAGAGACATTGCATCTTCTACTGGCTCATCGTTGTTCAGCACTGAGAAGACAACAAATCTTCTACCTAAGGATGACGACAGTGTTCAAACAGGTCAGACAACCACACCTTCACTTTCCACAGTAACGGGCAGAACAGAAAGTTCTTCTGCCGCTTCTCCAGTAGATAGAGACTATACTAGAGGCCAAACCAttgacatgtccacaccagtaTCGACTGTTGCAGGGTTATCGTCATCTGATATCGTCAATGAGACAACACGATCGCCTGAAGCTACGACGATTCAAATAGGCACAGAACCCGAAATCTCCGGAGAAGgctctgctgcttttgctgaCAAGTCAGTTGTGACCATTGCCACTGCATTCCCAACATCTGCTGTCTCTGATGGTAAACCCATGAGCCCATCAACGCTTTCTTCGATTATTCCATCTGTCTCATCATCCACAACTCTGCATGATGAGTATGAAGAAATAAGTACAAGGTTTACAACTGTCGAGTCCATTGATGTACTCAGTGAATCAAGTATTCAACCTGACACAGCTTCAAAGCTCATTGTCACAGATCCAGAAAGTGCTGGACAAACACATTCTAATATTACTGATGAGTCAATGAAGACAACAGCAGTTTATACAACAATAGGCACAAAGTCAGCTTCAGTCTCAGAATCATACACATCTGAAACAAGTGATTTGTCAAAAACTGCTGTTACGCCAGCCGTCTTACTCCGTAGCACAGCAAAACCAACATTGGAATctactgaaacagaacaaacttttaCCACATCCCATTCtcaagcaaaatctgaaacttcatTTGACACGTCAAGCTCAGCCATAACTGATGGAAGGACCACAAATCCATATACTAGTGGATACCCTGAAGAAATGTCCAGCAAACACATGGAATCTCCAACAGGTTCCTCGTTAATCAGTCCAGAGAccacaacagcagaacaaattgATAGCTTTTCAACAGAACTAAGAACTCTCCCCTCAGTTTCATCTCTTACtgaaaagccagagaaaagtGTTGGTGCTACTACAGAAGATATGGACGGTTCAGGAACTCCGAGTACAGACTTGTTCACATCATCTATAACCGTTATTGGTGCATCGTCCAGTCTCTACAGTATTGACACAACAACAGTAACAACATCTCCTGAATCAGAGTCTGCCTCTGTGAGAACAGAACAAGGTACTTCTGGTGAAAACATCACTAAGTCTACTGAGACACCCATCACTAAAACCACGTCTGCCTCTTCTGCTTTCAATATTCTGTCCGTCTCGACATCAAGAAAAGCCGAAACAAGTGACACTTCAAAAAACAGACGTTTCTTCAGCTTCAGCGCTCCAGAGcacagaggaaccaacatcAATGTCATCTGA